The window GAGGATGTACGGAGCCATGTGCTTTTGCATCGTTACGCTGGGTTTTTGTCCGAAGCTTCTCGCCGCGTCGATCCACTCCTGTTCCGACACTTGGAAGGCGGGACCACGCACGGCACGCCAAAGGAACGGCCAACCAGTGCCGGCAAACAGCAACGCCAGCAGCAAGCCGCCATTATAAATGTTTGCGATCCACGTGTTTTGAAGCACGAACGAGAGCAGAATGAGGAACAACAACCTCGGGAGCGACATGATGGAGTCACCCACGAGGACGACGGCGAGGTCGACGAGACCTTTGTAGTACGCCGTCAGCAGGGCGAAGCCAGCCGCGATGAGCCCGCTCAGGCCGATGGCGACGACACCGATGAATAGCGACACACGCGCACCATGGACCATGAAGGTGAACATGTCCTTCCCGGTCGGCATGGTGCCGAACGGGTGGTATCTGTCGTACTTGTCGTACGTCATGGGAGCAACGTTGCTACCGCCACCCTCCGAAGTCGACCCGCGGTTCGCATCACCGATGAGGATTTGCTCGACTTGTCCCGTTTCCTGGTTCAAGTACGAGGTCTCGTACGAGAACGGATTATCGATGGTTCTCTCGACCGTCGTCGTGCCGAGCGCGGGGGCGAAAATCGCCATCACGACGAACATGAAGACGACGACGAATCCGAACAGTCCCCAGGAGTGGCCTCGGAACCGGTTCACCATATCGTCACGCGGCGTCCAGTCGGCGTATCGGTAGTGCTCCCGGAACGTCAGGTAACCACGCCACATCCAGTACAGGAATACGAGGGCGTAGGCGTAGACGAGCACGACGCGGAGTGCCCAGACGGTCGCCGGGGAAAGACCGAGGAACGTGCCACCCCAACCGCCGCCGGGTTGCCGCCATCCGGAGTTGTCGAAGTTCGCTCTCGTGAGGAGGGTCGGCAGGTCCGCCAGCGTATCACCGAGGACTGCGAGCGGTGTCCCGATGGGTTTCAAAAACGATAGTTTGGCCATCAACAATTCCCACGGCATCGCCATCACGGCGTTCGCCAGTGCGCCGAACTCGACTCCGACGAGGAGGACGAAACCGGCGACCCAGAGCATGGCCGGGCGTGGGTTGTCTGCGATACGTTCTCGAAGCGGTTGTTCGTTTTCGGCGTCAGGTATACGACTCATTTCAGCTCCCTCCATCGTAGCCGACACGGGGGTCGATGATGGTGTACAGGAAATCCTGTAGGATGTTGATTATCACGACGAGCAGGATGAAGATGAACATCAACGAACCGACCAGCGGCAGGTCTCCTTGTATGACTGCTTGGAAGAACAGGTAGCCGATTCCCTTGATGCTGAACACCGTCTCGACGAGCACGGCACCACCGATCAGCAGGTACGCCTCACCCGTGATGATCGGGACGAGCGGGATGAGCGCGTTTCGGAAGATGTGCTTCCAGACGAGCGAGCGAGGTGGAACACCTTTCGCACGGGCTGTCTCGATGAAGTTGGAGTTCACCGTCTCCAACACGGCAGTCCGCCCGATACGCATCTCGTTCCCCATTGATGCGGAACCGAGCACGAGCGCGGCCGGTGCGGTTTTCTTGATGGCAGGGAACAAAATGTCCGGGTTGAACAAGTTGGACAAGTCCGGTCGGCCGATGACGCTGACCGGCACGAGCCAGTTCTCCCAATCGAACCCGAACAGATATCCTCCCGATTGTGACAACACCTCAGTAAGAATGACTGCCAACCAGAAGTTCGGCATCGCACGCCAGACGATACCACCGAACGATGCGGTGTAATCGCTCCACGTGTTCGGGTTGAGTCCGGCGTAAAACCCGAGCGGAATCCCAACGAAAAGGGCGATGAGTACCGACCAGAATCCCAACCAGATGGTGTACGGCGCGTATTCGACGATGAGCGAATAGGCACTCGTGTCGGGGCGAAGAACCCACGAGTCACCCAGCTGTAGGGTGAACATGTTGGTCATGTAGTCGATATACTGTTGCCATAACGGCTGGTTAAGGCCGAGTTGGTCTTGGATTCGGTTGTACGCCTGTGGATCGCCCGTTGGCCCGAGGATTGCCGCGACGGGGTCTAACGGGCCCATTCGGATGACGACGAACGTTATCGTCGCTCCGAATATCAGAACGGGAATCGACAGTAACAGGCGACGAGCGAAGTAGCGCCAGCGACTCATAGCGCCACGCTCACCACCTGTTCTTTTTCAAGCGTGTCATGCGGTAGGTTGCACCCAATGATAACCGCGTTCATGGCTGAATACACATCCGTATTTTGCGCTCCTCTCATTATGTCTTGCGATAACATCACCGTAATTCTGGACATATACATCGCTACAAGGGCGGTAGCGACAAAAATAAACGAAGATAGGGGTTACTTCTTGCGTTCGCTCAACGTAACGTTGTTGTACATCTGGCGGCTGAATCCAGCGCCACCGTACTTTGGCACGTCGACCCAGTCGTAGGAGAATCGTTCGGAGAGGAGGTGGTACGTCGGCAGGAACGTGACGTCCTCCCAGTTGGCCTCTTCCATGGTGACGTAAGCCTGTTCGCGGGCCTGTTCTTCCTTCTTTGTCGGACCGCGGTTGTTCTGGATTTTCTCCCACGCCTTCGTCGCCTGCTTCGACGCCTTGGTGCCGGACCAGTTGGTGTACGCCTGCGGCGAGGACTTCGAAGTGTCCGTCAGCGGCGGGTACAGCAGACCGAGGAAGTTGTCCGGTGCGGGCCAATCCATGATCCACCCGAGCGAATACGCTTCGAGGTTGCCCTTGCGACCGCGGGAGAGAAGCGTGTTGAACGGTGCCGAGTTGACCGACATCTCGATGTGAGCCGACTTGAGCTTGTCGCGGAGGAGTTTACCCACCTTGGGCCACGTTGTCGAAGACTGATAGACCGTGAACTCGAATTTGAAGGGGTTGTTGGGGCCGTAGCCCGCGTCCTTCATCACCTGCTTCGCCTTGTCGAGTTGTGACTCGTTGAATCCGTACGGGTATTTGCTCTCCGCGTGGGACTTGTACTGTTTCGCACCACCGGGGTAGATCATCGGTGGCGTGAAGTGGTATGCGGATTCGCCACGACCCTTGAACACTTCTTTGACCAGCGTCTCCTGATTCATTGCGTACGCACAGGCCTGTCGAACGGCTTTCGGGACGGCCTCCGTGTTGAATCCCATATAGTAGGAGCTGATGGTGGAAACGCCGAGATAGTTCATCGTCGCATCGGAATTCGTCGGGCCGTACTCACCCACGATACGGCCTTGGTCGTCCGTACTCGTGTTCTTGACCTTGTTCGGGTCGTATTGGGCCGTCGGAAGGCTGCTCTCGTAGACGATATCAGCCCGTTTGTTCGTGATACCGTACGTGTGACGTGCGTTCGGCTCGGATAGAATCTTCCAGTGAACGCCGTCGACTTTCGCCTTCTCGTCGTGATAGTCCTCGTATTTCGTGACTTCTGCGTGGTCGTCGCTCTTCCACGACTTGAACTTGAACGGACCCGCACCGACGGGGTTCTTCGTGGCGAACTTGCTGTGTTTCATCTCGCCGTTATAGCCGTTGATGTCGCCGACGATGCCTTCGGGAATGACCGCGAAGGACGTATATGCGAGCATCTCCAGCGTGGAGTGGAACGGCTTCTGCAGCGTCATTTCCAGCTCGTAGTCGCCCGTCGTCTTGAGCGCCAGCGAGTTCGGTTTTGCGACGGTCAGTTCGTGCTTTTCTCCATCGCTGTCCTTGTACGTCTTCGTCGTGGAGTCGTGTTTGACACCGATAGAGTCGAGGATGAAGTACGCACGGCGGGAGTTCGTCGATTCGGCGAGTCGCCGCCACGAGTAAACGACGTCCTTGGCCGTAACTTCCTTTCCGTTGTGGAATTTGACGCCCTCTTTGAGTTTGAACGTGTACGTCGTCTTGTCGTCGGAAACGGTGTGTTCCTTGACGAGCAGGTTCTCGACGGAAACCTGACCGTTCGGATAGTTCATCAGCGGATCGAATATCTGCTGAATAACCGTTCCGGACGCCGTGTCGGTCGCCTTAACGGGGTCCAGCGTCGTCATCGTCGGGTTGATGAGCTGGAGTTTGTTGCCG of the Haladaptatus caseinilyticus genome contains:
- a CDS encoding ABC transporter permease gives rise to the protein MSRIPDAENEQPLRERIADNPRPAMLWVAGFVLLVGVEFGALANAVMAMPWELLMAKLSFLKPIGTPLAVLGDTLADLPTLLTRANFDNSGWRQPGGGWGGTFLGLSPATVWALRVVLVYAYALVFLYWMWRGYLTFREHYRYADWTPRDDMVNRFRGHSWGLFGFVVVFMFVVMAIFAPALGTTTVERTIDNPFSYETSYLNQETGQVEQILIGDANRGSTSEGGGSNVAPMTYDKYDRYHPFGTMPTGKDMFTFMVHGARVSLFIGVVAIGLSGLIAAGFALLTAYYKGLVDLAVVLVGDSIMSLPRLLFLILLSFVLQNTWIANIYNGGLLLALLFAGTGWPFLWRAVRGPAFQVSEQEWIDAARSFGQKPSVTMQKHMAPYILGYLLVYASMTLGGIIIAVAGLSFLGLGINPPTPEWGRAVDVGQGYVTTQSWHISFIPGVLIVLVVTAFNALGDGIRDAIDPQSDSGEDGGAEVAAAGGSGA
- a CDS encoding ABC transporter permease, whose product is MSRWRYFARRLLLSIPVLIFGATITFVVIRMGPLDPVAAILGPTGDPQAYNRIQDQLGLNQPLWQQYIDYMTNMFTLQLGDSWVLRPDTSAYSLIVEYAPYTIWLGFWSVLIALFVGIPLGFYAGLNPNTWSDYTASFGGIVWRAMPNFWLAVILTEVLSQSGGYLFGFDWENWLVPVSVIGRPDLSNLFNPDILFPAIKKTAPAALVLGSASMGNEMRIGRTAVLETVNSNFIETARAKGVPPRSLVWKHIFRNALIPLVPIITGEAYLLIGGAVLVETVFSIKGIGYLFFQAVIQGDLPLVGSLMFIFILLVVIINILQDFLYTIIDPRVGYDGGS
- a CDS encoding ABC transporter substrate-binding protein codes for the protein MTDTDNLTRRRFLKATGGAATAAALAGCTGGGNGDGGGNGNGGNSGNKLQLINPTMTTLDPVKATDTASGTVIQQIFDPLMNYPNGQVSVENLLVKEHTVSDDKTTYTFKLKEGVKFHNGKEVTAKDVVYSWRRLAESTNSRRAYFILDSIGVKHDSTTKTYKDSDGEKHELTVAKPNSLALKTTGDYELEMTLQKPFHSTLEMLAYTSFAVIPEGIVGDINGYNGEMKHSKFATKNPVGAGPFKFKSWKSDDHAEVTKYEDYHDEKAKVDGVHWKILSEPNARHTYGITNKRADIVYESSLPTAQYDPNKVKNTSTDDQGRIVGEYGPTNSDATMNYLGVSTISSYYMGFNTEAVPKAVRQACAYAMNQETLVKEVFKGRGESAYHFTPPMIYPGGAKQYKSHAESKYPYGFNESQLDKAKQVMKDAGYGPNNPFKFEFTVYQSSTTWPKVGKLLRDKLKSAHIEMSVNSAPFNTLLSRGRKGNLEAYSLGWIMDWPAPDNFLGLLYPPLTDTSKSSPQAYTNWSGTKASKQATKAWEKIQNNRGPTKKEEQAREQAYVTMEEANWEDVTFLPTYHLLSERFSYDWVDVPKYGGAGFSRQMYNNVTLSERKK